One segment of Erigeron canadensis isolate Cc75 chromosome 2, C_canadensis_v1, whole genome shotgun sequence DNA contains the following:
- the LOC122588998 gene encoding WEB family protein At2g40480-like isoform X1, producing the protein MAHETTQVGPESGETGTKGVNPRVEIDTSQPFESVKEAVTRFGGSGSWIPLHILRLAGHDVAEMDMETVEKQAKQLEKELIIKEQETLEVLRELESAKSAMEGLKVNLMKESSSILNLNPESGATTPVDKSTATMTLCPIPLPPAVILTELKEAKSNLNKTTNDLAMIRASVESLHKKMRTHKANLEEKEEETKHMVEESIDVSNGPQKLTFEAQQFRKMEEAAQYEVIKATSEIEHTKISIRMVEMRLIAAKKMEEAARAMEAVARAENNDDNKSLVREGITLSYEEYSALAEKAQKADEGFKKNGYYRKDANLSTMAFLKNAMDQTDTLKCSRRTLEEALGPRTEATNGRNLESRNEFFRGRSANHPKPRNPYPFRTPRSYAPLIGDDSNLINKESRPVLRSSVSIGDILSRKLILQDDIVVRDDVERQTQRDETSLNQMLREQSGLIFHDSGKADKEGRIDKQFFTQRKKFGFIHISLPLTKHKKKSSPQTPEPLNMRFP; encoded by the exons ATGGCTCATGAAACAACTCAAGTTGGCCCCGAGTCAGGAGAGACCGGGACGAAGGGGGTGAATCCTAGAGTCGAGATTGATACGTCTCAGCCATTTGAGTCGGTTAAGGAGGCCGTGACTCGGTTCGGTGGAAGTGGTTCATGGATTCCTCTTCATATTCTTCGACTTGCGGGT CATGATGTTGCAGAAATGGACATGGAAACAGTAGAAAAACAAGCTAAACAACTAGAAAAAGAACTGATCATCAAAGAACAAGAAACACTCGAGGTGCTACGAGAACTTGAGTCAGCAAAATCAGCCATGGAAGGCTTAAAAGTCAACCTAATGAAAGAATCCTCATCAATCCTTAATTTGAATCCAGAATCAGGAGCCACAACACCCGTTGACAAGTCTACGGCTACTATGACCTTGTGTCCAATTCCTTTACCTCCTGCAGTCATCTTGACAGAGCTAAAAGAAGCAAAGTCAAATCTAAACAAGACCACAAATGATCTCGCTATGATTCGTGCTTCTGTTGAATCTTTACACAAAAAAATGAGAACCCATAAAGCAAAtttggaagaaaaagaagaagaaacaaaacATATGGTTGAAGAATCGATTGATGTTTCAAACGGGCCACAAAAGTTGACATTTGAAGCACAACAGTTTAGGAAAATGGAAGAGGCTGCACAATATGAGGTGATTAAAGCGACGTCTGAGATTGAGCACACGAAAATAAGTATAAGAATGGTGGAAATGAGGTTGATTGCTGCTAAAAAGATGGAAGAAGCTGCAAGAGCTATGGAAGCTGTGGCTCGAGCAGagaataatgatgataataaatcTTTGGTTCGTGAAGGAATAACGCTTTCTTATGAAGAATACTCTGCACTTGCTGAAAAGGCACAAAAAGCGGATGAAGGGTTCAAGAAAAATGGTTACTATAGGAAAGACGCTAATCTGTCTACAATGGCGTTTTTGAAGAATGCAATGGATCAAACCGATACTCTTAAATGCAGCCGAAGGACCCTTGAAGAAGCATTAG gGCCTAGAACAGAAGCTACAAATGGAAGAAATCTGGAATCAAGAAATGAGTTTTTTCGGGGAAGATCAGCTAACCATCCGAAACCAAGAAACCCATACCCTTTTCGTACTCCAAGAAGTTATGCACCATTGATAGGGGACGATTCAAACTTGATCAACAAAGAATCACGGCCTGTTTTAAGATCAAGTGTCTCAATTGGTGACATTTTAAGCAGGAAACTAATTCTGCAAGATGATATAGTCGTTcgagatgatgttgaaagacaaACTCAAAGAGATGAAACGTCTTTAAATCAAATGCTTCGTGAACAAAGTGGTCTTATATTTCATGATTCTGGAAAAGCCGATAAAGAAGGGAGAATCGACAAGCAGTTCTTTACCCAGAGAAAGAAATTTGGTTTCATTCATATCTCGCTACCtttaacaaaacataagaaGAAATCGAGTCCTCAAACTCCAGAACCATTAAACATGAGGTTTCCTTAG
- the LOC122588998 gene encoding WEB family protein At2g40480-like isoform X2 — protein sequence MAHETTQVGPESGETGTKGVNPRVEIDTSQPFESVKEAVTRFGGSGSWIPLHILRLAGHDVAEMDMETVEKQAKQLEKELIIKEQETLEVLRELESAKSAMEGLKVNLMKESSSILNLNPESGATTPVDKSTATMTLCPIPLPPAVILTELKEAKSNLNKTTNDLAMIRASVESLHKKMRTHKANLEEKEEETKHMVEESIDVSNGPQKLTFEAQQFRKMEEAAQYEVIKATSEIEHTKISIRMVEMRLIAAKKMEEAARAMEAVARAENNDDNKSLVREGITLSYEEYSALAEKAQKADEGFKKNGYYRKDANLSTMAFLKNAMDQTDTLKCSRRTLEEALEATNGRNLESRNEFFRGRSANHPKPRNPYPFRTPRSYAPLIGDDSNLINKESRPVLRSSVSIGDILSRKLILQDDIVVRDDVERQTQRDETSLNQMLREQSGLIFHDSGKADKEGRIDKQFFTQRKKFGFIHISLPLTKHKKKSSPQTPEPLNMRFP from the exons ATGGCTCATGAAACAACTCAAGTTGGCCCCGAGTCAGGAGAGACCGGGACGAAGGGGGTGAATCCTAGAGTCGAGATTGATACGTCTCAGCCATTTGAGTCGGTTAAGGAGGCCGTGACTCGGTTCGGTGGAAGTGGTTCATGGATTCCTCTTCATATTCTTCGACTTGCGGGT CATGATGTTGCAGAAATGGACATGGAAACAGTAGAAAAACAAGCTAAACAACTAGAAAAAGAACTGATCATCAAAGAACAAGAAACACTCGAGGTGCTACGAGAACTTGAGTCAGCAAAATCAGCCATGGAAGGCTTAAAAGTCAACCTAATGAAAGAATCCTCATCAATCCTTAATTTGAATCCAGAATCAGGAGCCACAACACCCGTTGACAAGTCTACGGCTACTATGACCTTGTGTCCAATTCCTTTACCTCCTGCAGTCATCTTGACAGAGCTAAAAGAAGCAAAGTCAAATCTAAACAAGACCACAAATGATCTCGCTATGATTCGTGCTTCTGTTGAATCTTTACACAAAAAAATGAGAACCCATAAAGCAAAtttggaagaaaaagaagaagaaacaaaacATATGGTTGAAGAATCGATTGATGTTTCAAACGGGCCACAAAAGTTGACATTTGAAGCACAACAGTTTAGGAAAATGGAAGAGGCTGCACAATATGAGGTGATTAAAGCGACGTCTGAGATTGAGCACACGAAAATAAGTATAAGAATGGTGGAAATGAGGTTGATTGCTGCTAAAAAGATGGAAGAAGCTGCAAGAGCTATGGAAGCTGTGGCTCGAGCAGagaataatgatgataataaatcTTTGGTTCGTGAAGGAATAACGCTTTCTTATGAAGAATACTCTGCACTTGCTGAAAAGGCACAAAAAGCGGATGAAGGGTTCAAGAAAAATGGTTACTATAGGAAAGACGCTAATCTGTCTACAATGGCGTTTTTGAAGAATGCAATGGATCAAACCGATACTCTTAAATGCAGCCGAAGGACCCTTGAAGAAGCATTAG AAGCTACAAATGGAAGAAATCTGGAATCAAGAAATGAGTTTTTTCGGGGAAGATCAGCTAACCATCCGAAACCAAGAAACCCATACCCTTTTCGTACTCCAAGAAGTTATGCACCATTGATAGGGGACGATTCAAACTTGATCAACAAAGAATCACGGCCTGTTTTAAGATCAAGTGTCTCAATTGGTGACATTTTAAGCAGGAAACTAATTCTGCAAGATGATATAGTCGTTcgagatgatgttgaaagacaaACTCAAAGAGATGAAACGTCTTTAAATCAAATGCTTCGTGAACAAAGTGGTCTTATATTTCATGATTCTGGAAAAGCCGATAAAGAAGGGAGAATCGACAAGCAGTTCTTTACCCAGAGAAAGAAATTTGGTTTCATTCATATCTCGCTACCtttaacaaaacataagaaGAAATCGAGTCCTCAAACTCCAGAACCATTAAACATGAGGTTTCCTTAG
- the LOC122590000 gene encoding high mobility group B protein 7 translates to MAYQSRTRKRVNAILVRAPNGSAFQTCESCGVSVAVALVDMHQCENKKGVKKLKVKNKIVDEKRFQDQPRSEFRFFMESFVKDCDIIGHVEMDRKGFDTWKNMSSQERLKYKLQAKKVNDAYYQKIVEEEDQMVSCVDEEADSAEVGKFDKTVICNDNDSDSSYYDDYAAESDCIGLFPWL, encoded by the exons ATGGCGTACCAATCAAGAACTCGAAAAAGAGTCAATGCAATTTTGGTTCGTGCCCCTAATGGAAGTGCCTTTCAAACTTG TGAAAGTTGTGGGGTTTCGGTAGCGGTTGCATTGGTGGATATGCATcaatgtgaaaataaaaaaggtgtCAAGAAATTGAAAGTGAAAAATAAGATtgtggatgaaaagaggtttcaAGATCAGCCCAGATCAGAATTTAGATTCTTCAt GGAAAGTTTTGTGAAGGATTGTGACATTATAGGTCACGTGGAAATGGACCGAAAAGGGTTTGATACCTGGAAAAACATGTCTTCCCAG GAAAGACTGAAATACAAACTTCAAGCTAAGAAGGTGAATGATGCTTATTATCAAAAGATAGTTGAAGAAGAGGATCAAATGGTTTCATGT GTTGATGAGGAGGCAGATTCTGCAGAGGTTGGGAAATTTGACAAG ACTGTTATATGCAATGACAACGATTCTGATAGTTCTTACTATGATGATTATGCTGCCGAGTCTGATTGCATAG GGCTTTTTCCATGGTTGTGA